In Oreochromis aureus strain Israel breed Guangdong linkage group 9, ZZ_aureus, whole genome shotgun sequence, the genomic window TGGTGTATCCTGGATGCTTTATCATTTTATCAAAGTAAAATGAGTTTCTCTTCCTTCCTCCAGACTCTGCGCATCACCACCAGAAAGACTCCCTGTGGTGAAGGGTCCAAAACCTGGGATCGCTTCCAGATGAGGATCCATAAGCGCCTGATTGATCTGCACAGCCCATCTGAAATTGTCAAGCAGATCACCTCCATCAGCATCGAACCTGGTGTAGAGGTCGAAGTCACTATCGCTGATGCATAAATGACCCAGATTTTTTCAATAAAGCAATGATTGAGGAAACTATGGTGTAGTGGTGTTTGAGTTTGTGTTGGTGATGATGGGGAACCTCAGAAGGGGCAAGTTTGGGATTAAGATCTAGATGTTAATTGTAAATTTTAGCAAAATCTACCTACAGGTGCAAATAAAGTAACCTGAAAAAGCAGTTTTGCAAGCTCGCTGAATGGCTGTAGTTTTCTCAAGCAATAGATATAACTTTACCTTtggcattttcttttctttaggaCGTATATTAATAAGGGCTTTTACTAAGTGTAAACATTTGCCAGTTGAAGGCTAATTATGGAGAGCTTGAACTAAAGGGGCTAGTGACATGATAGGAATGCTGTAAACACAAAGGGTGAGGTATAGTTTACACCTTACAAGGCTTGTTTTAACCcataaacaacac contains:
- the rps20 gene encoding 40S ribosomal protein S20, yielding MAFKDTGKAPVDTEVAIHRIRITLTSRNVKSLEKVCADLIRGAKEKNLKVKGPVRMPTKTLRITTRKTPCGEGSKTWDRFQMRIHKRLIDLHSPSEIVKQITSISIEPGVEVEVTIADA